Within the Acidimicrobiales bacterium genome, the region CCTCCGCGTAGATCTGCCGATACCGCTGCGCGATGTTGGCCATGTCGAGGCTAGGCGCTACGTGGTCTTTGCCGACACGACCACGCTGCGACAGCTCGGTGGGATCGCCCAACGCCTCCCCCAGCGCGCCGGCAAGAGCGAGGTGATCGCCAGGTTCGACGAGCCACCCGCCACCGGCGGCCAGAACCTCGGCGATGCCTCCCAGACGGCTCGCCACGACGGGCACCCCAGCGGCGAGGGCCTCGGCCAGCACAACCGGCGTACCCTCCATGTCGCCGTCACGGCCGACCACCGAGGGCATCACCAGCACGGCGCAGGTGCTCAGTTGCTCGAAGACCTGTGCGCGGCTGACGCGGCCCACGAACTCGACCCGATCTGCTACGCCGATATCGATGGCGAGGCGTTCGAGGAACGGGCCCTCGGGACCATCGCCGGCAACCACCAAGCGGGCTCGGGGCAAATCCGACATCGCCCGGATCGCCACGTCGACGCCCTTCTTGTCGGCGAGTCGTCCCACGAACAAGATCTTGTCGGGTTCGGGCCTGCGCGGCCCGACGGCATCTGCCACCTCGGCCAGGTCGGTACCCATCGGCAGGACCTCGACGCTGACCGATGGAGCCAGATCGTGCACCCGCTGGCGCAGGTCACCGCTGACCGCCACCACGTGCGCCGCCCGTCGCAAGGCCCAACGACGGACCATCTCGAGGGGGCGACCTTCAGCGAGTGCATGTCGACCCCGTGGGCTGTCACCACTATCGGAGCGCGCCAGCGAGACGGCACTGCGGCGGCTATGGCCCCGCTGGGCAGCAGCCAGTGGGCGTGAATGACATCTGGGCCGACGCTTCGAGCTGCCCGGATAGTGGCCAGCAGCATCGCCGCAAACAGGAACGGAAGCTCGATCACGCGCCACGGCTGCGCCCGGACGTTGGGAAGGGTTGCTCCGTGGGCCACCCCCTCGATGGGCCGAACGAAGTACGCGAAGCGCCTCACTTCGATGCCTTCCATGACCTCGAAGCGTGCGGCACCTGGAACCCGCGGCGTAACCACTACCACGCGCTCCAAGTCTGCGATGCGACTGGTCAGGTCGAGGACGAACTGCGGTGTGCCGTCGCCGGCTTTGCCGGGAAAGGTCGAGGTCACCACCAGCAGCTTGGTCATGGCTTGTCACCTCCGACGCCCGGCACATCGCCCAGCAGGCGTCTGTGCCAACCGGTGAGCGCGCTTGCGCCCAGCATCAACGCCAAGACCAGTGTGGTGGCCATTCGATCGGTTGCCGAGGCGGTAATGGCCAAGGCGCTGTCCAGGTCGGCTAGTCCGGCAAGCAGACCGGACAGAGCTTCCTTCAGCCCCAAGCCGGCCGGAAACACCCCGGTTGCGGTCGAGATGACGTTCGCCAGAACGATCGGGATGGCCTCATAGAGGCGGTCTCCGATGTCGAGAGCGTGGATGATGAGGGTGGTTCGACCGATCTCGGACGCAACCATCGCCGCCTCGATGGGCACCAGAGACGGAACCAGGCCGGCTGGGGCGAAGTGATTCAGGACCACCAACCCCAAACACCCGGCGGCCGCGAGCACCGCCCCGAAAACCGGGGAGGTCAGGATCAAGAAACA harbors:
- a CDS encoding glycosyltransferase, which gives rise to MVRRWALRRAAHVVAVSGDLRQRVHDLAPSVSVEVLPMGTDLAEVADAVGPRRPEPDKILFVGRLADKKGVDVAIRAMSDLPRARLVVAGDGPEGPFLERLAIDIGVADRVEFVGRVSRAQVFEQLSTCAVLVMPSVVGRDGDMEGTPVVLAEALAAGVPVVASRLGGIAEVLAAGGGWLVEPGDHLALAGALGEALGDPTELSQRGRVGKDHVAPSLDMANIAQRYRQIYAEVSG